The DNA window GCGGAACCGGTGTAGATGACGCCCGCCGAGACGCTTCGGACGTGCTGGCCAGTATTGAGCGCACGCGGTAAGAGGCGTCGCTACCGCCGCGTCCGCCAAGGCGGACCCTACTTTCCGAACTGTTTCCAGTAGAGTTCCTTGAACGTATTCACCGCCGGCCCCTTGCCTTCGTGCTCTTCGTTCACCATCAGCGGCAGCGTTTCCGCCCACCACTTGTCGTAAAACGCCTCCATCTCTTTCACGACCTCGGGGTGATCGGCGATCACGTTCTTTTCCTGGCCGGGGTCGGCTTTGACGTCGAATAGCTCCCAGTTCTTCTGTCCGCCTTTGCCGACGCTGACGAGTTGAAACCGCGTGTTGCGGATACTCATGCCGGCGTACTTGCTATCGGCGGCTTTGCCCTTCTGCCAGCGGCCGACGTGCGTCACCAGCATGCGGTCGGACCAGTCGGCCGACGGGTTCTCAAGCAGCGGCACCAGGCTCCGTCCATTGATTTGCGACCTGGCCTTGTCCGACAGCGGTGCACCGGCGATCTCAGCGATCGTGGGGAAAAAATCGATGTGCGCCGCCAGCGCCGGAACGTCGGCCGGCTTAAGCTGCGCCGGCCAGTGCCAGATGCTGAACGCCCGCGTCCCGCCAAGGTAAGGCGTTCCCTTCTGGCCGCGCATGCCGGCGTTGAACACCTTCGTGCCGGCCGTCCCGCCGTTGTCGTTGATCATGATGACAAGCGTCTCGCGGTCGATCTTCATCTCGGCGAGCCGAGCCATCAACCGGCCGACGTTGTCGTCGATGTTCGAGATCATGCCGAAGTACTTGGCGACATTCGGCGGCACCTTGCCGGTGTACTTCGCTTCGTCTTCCGGCCGGGCATCGAGCGGGGCGTGCGGCGCGTTGGTCGCGATCCACGCGAGGAAGGGCTGCTTCCCGTTGACGCTTTCCACCCATTTCGTCGCCTGCCCGAAGAACACGTCGGTGCAGTAGCCGGTGGTTTTTTCGAACTTGCTGTTGTGAAGGATCGCGGGGTTGAAGTACTTGTTGCCTGGCGCATCGCCGCACGAGCCGGGGTAGCTCTGGCCGATGCCGCCGGCCCCGTGGATGAACATTTCGTCGAAGCCGCGTTTCGTCGGCCAGCGGTCGGGCTCGTCGCCGAGATGCCACTTGCCGAAGATGCCGGTGGTGTAGCCGGCCGCCTTCAGTGTTTCGGCGAGCGTGACCGACTCGGGATTCAGCCGTTCGCGCTCGTTGATGGTGTGGGTGATGCCGTTGCGGAACTCATGCCGACCGGTGAGCAGTGCCGACCGCGTCGGCGCGCACGTCGGGCTGACGTGAAAGTCGCTGAAACGGACGGCTTCGGCATAAAGCTTGTCGATGTTCGGCGTCTTGAGGATCGGGTTGCCCGTCGCGGACAGATCCGCGTACCCCTGGTCATCCGTAATGATGAAGATGATGTTGGGCTTCTTGCCGGCGATATCGGCAAATGCCGGACCGGCGGCGATCAAGGTCACGATCAGTGCGGACAGCAGCTTCAGCATATTCCTCGCCTCGTTGATTGGATTGTTGCAGCCTGATTCTGGTGGCATGGGCAAGCGTACTCGCTTGCCCGTGTGGACGTGGTCCGACGTTCGACACGGGTAACGGCGTACCGTTACCCATGCCACCCGATTCCACCTCCGCGCCGTGACAATCCTGTGGCTTCGTGCGGATATGAACGACCTCGCCTACCTCTTATTCCGCGGCACGCCTGCTTTCTCGAACGCCGCCGACATGGCCTTATACGACGCCGTCGCGGCGGCGATGGCGTCGTAGCCGGGCGCTTTCCAGATCTGACTGCTCACTTCGCAGTTCACGTCGCCGGTGTAGCCGCCGGCGTGGAGCGTCTTGACCACCGTCGCATTATCCGTCTGGCCGGTTTCGCCGGGCAGCTTAAAGACCGCCTTGCCCTTCTCGAAGACGACGTCTTTCACGGCGACGAACGAGGTGTACGGAAGCGACTCTTTCACCGTGCCTTCGATCGTAACCGGCTTGCCGTCGGCATCTTTCAGATCGTCACGCTGGGCGTAGTGCGACCAGTCGTACACCATCGACAGGTACCGCGGCTGGGCAGCGTGATTCAGCAGGCGAATCATCCTGGCCGGGCTGTCGACGGCGTTCATCCGGTGCGGCTTAACCGCCATCGGAACGCCCGCCTGCTTCGCGATGGACGCATAGTCCGACAGCCGACGGGCGAAGGAATCCATGAGGTCGTCGAGCTTGCCCGCCGCGCCACCCATCACGGTCTCCACGATTGGTGGCGATTGGGGCGACAACTGTGCCGACAGCTCGCACACCCGCTTCAGACGTTCGAGGTTGGCCGCGAACGTTTTGTCGTCCACATGGAGCGGCAGGTTCTCCATGAGCGCCACCAGCCGCAGCCCGCTATCGCCGATCGTCGACGCGAGGTCTTTGCGAGCAGCAGGCGAGAGGGACGCCGGGTCGCCGTGGAAATCGGGCAGGCAGCAGAGTTCGACCGCGTCGAAGCCGATCTTGGCGACCGCTTTGACGGCCTCGATCGCGGTCAGGGTCTTCATGCCGTAAGTGCTGAAGCCGAGCGTCATCCCTGCGGGTTTCGAGGGCGTGGCCGCAGACGCCCGAAATACCGGCAATGTTGCAGCGGCTGCGGCCAGGAAGGTTCGACGTGAGAGGCGAGGTGATCTCATATTTGAATCTTGGCTAATCACGCAAACTGAGAGTCTTTCTACACGCCGGGTCTGAGCGGTACTCCGCGAAGACCCGGATTCTTCGACGATTCCGGCATTCTGCGCTGCGACGACACGATTGATTCTTGACGGCAACGACTCGCATATTCCGACTGCCTGGACGAGGTCACGCTCGGAATCCGGGCCATCGCGGAGTACCGCTCAGACCCGGCGTATTTGAAATCGCTCTGTCACCGCTCGCGCGACGCGACCAGCGCGGTGCAAGCCGCCTTCAACTCGGCTTCGTTGAGCAATCCGTCCTTGTCGGCGTCAAAGTGAGCCAACGCGTGTTCGATGTCCTTTTCCTTCGACGGGTCGGCTTTCATCAACTCGGCGCGGGACAGCTTCTGATCCTTGTTCGTATCGTGGCGGGCCATCAGGTCGCGGGCGAGGCTCACACCGGCTTCGGCAGGCTGAACCGGTGCCGGCACGAAATCCATCACGATTGCCCCCATCTCGTCGGTCGTCCCTTCGCCAAAGCGAACGCGTTTGGGCGGATTCGACGGTTGCGATGGGTTCTCGGCCGAGTTGTCGAACGTCCAGACACATTCGACCATCGTCCCCGCCGGCAGGCGGACCGGCGTTTTGCATTGGTAGTAGCCCTGCCAGCGGAAGTCCCAGTCGGCGATCGTCAGCAGGTTGATCTTTTTTCCGCCGGGCAGGGTCGCCGTCGCGGTGCAGGTTCGGCCGATCAGGTGCATGTGGGGGAAGAAGCCGATGACATCGACATCCTGCGTGACCGCCTTCTCGGACCGAAGCGTGAAGTCCTTCTGTCCGGGGGCGATATCGACGTTGCGGTTCATCATGACGAACGGAATCAGCGCGCCCTTCGGCGGTTCGTCGGTCAGATACAGGCCTATCGACGACTGCTCGACCTCCGCCTTGCCGCTGGGGTGCAGGTGAAGTTGCACCAGCAGATCGCACCCCTGAGGCCAAGCCATCGCGTAGCCATCGGGCAGGGGAAGCGGGTCTTTTCCCGGCACCCAGATACCCGGCGAGCCTGGCATGCGGTCGCCGGGGGCATTCAGGCCACTCTTGAAGCCGGGCCCGTGGCCCTTGGGCTCGGCGGCGAGCTTCTTGGCGATCGCTTCCCGCTTCATCGTGCTCAGGACCGCGTGATGAACCACCGTGCGATTACCCGGCCGAAACTCGGCGGCGCGGACGAACTTGCCCTTCGGAATCTCGACGGGGATCACAAACGAGCGGTAGATGTCGGGCCCGTCGGCCGGCACGGCGTAGGGCTCGGGCATGGTCAATACGAGGTCGGGCGGACCGTTGCGCCAGCCATCGGCAAAGACCGGTTGCGGCGGGCTGTCCTTCGGATCGCCTTCCACACACCCGGCGGCGACCCAATCGCTGATAAGCTTGATCTGGCCGTCGGTCAGCCGTCGCTCGCCGACAAAATGCACCTCGCCCGGCGACGCCTTCCAGGGCGGCATTGCCCGCGAAGCCGTCAGGTCCGCCACCTGCGTCGCCCGGCGTTTGACGTCGGCGTACTGAAGAAGCGGAAACGGCGCCGCTTCGCCGGGCCGATGACACGCGGCACAATTGTCGAGGATGATTGGCGCAATGTCGCGGTGGTAGGTGGGCGCGGACACTGCGTGCGTCTGAGCGATCAGAACGAACGCGACCGCGGCAGACAGCAGATGTACGAGTGAGTTGTTCGGCATCCGGCGTCCTTCAGAGTTGGGTCGGGCCTTGGATCGCAGAACATTCTACCACGACGCCGGGGGCTTCATCGCGTCGTAAAGCAGGTGTTCTCGTCCAGTGCGGTAACCGTTCAGTCCGGTTTTCTGGTGGGGCAGGCATTCTTGCCTGCCGCGAGCCCGCGATGCCGGCATTCCTGCCGGCTTGAGCGGGATCGCAGCCGGACTTCGGTGACCGTTGTTTCGCATGACCTCAACCGGGCAAGAATGCCCGGTCGAGGTCATGCGAGGCAGGCAAGAATGCCTGCCCCACCATGAAAGTAGGACTGAACGGTTACCCGGTGCGCCGGAGAAATCCGAAGCCCCAGCGGGGCGATTCAGTCTTCTGTTGTTTGAACTCGCATGGTTCAAAACGTTTGCCACGCTTATAATCCGCCGCTCCGGGCGGACCTACGATATGCTTTACCAACGAGGCGTCATCGTGCAGCAGTACCGCATTCACATTCTCGCGCTTTTCGCCCTGATCGCTTCGGCGGTGGTTCTGAACGCGCGCGGGGAATCGCCTTCCACCCGGCCCGGTACCGCTGTCGCCTTGCCTGATGCGCCGACGCCGGCCGCCGTCATTCACATTAACGGCACCATCGACGACTTCACCGCCAGCCAACTCAAGGTTCGGTTTGGTCGTGCCAAGGCAGACGGCGCGAAGGTGGTCATCCTGTCGATTGAGACGTACGGCGGCCTGGTCACGTCGGGCCTGGACATCTCGCGGTTTCTTAAAAACCAGCAGGATGTAAAGGTGATCGCGTTCGTGAACTCCAAGGCGATCTCGGCCGGGGCGATGATCGCGCTGGCCTGCAACGAGATCGTCATGACGCCCAGCGGCACGCTCGGCGACTGTGCGCCGATTCAGGTCGGCCCCAACGGCGAAGCGGTTTCGATGGAACCTACCGAACGCAGCAAAGCCGAGAGCCCCGTGCTGTCGGATTTCCGCGAAAGCGCGCAGCGTAACGGCTACGACCCCCTGCTGGCCGTCTGCATGGTGTCGCTGCCCTACTCCGCGTATTGGATCGAAAACACGAGCGGCCAGCGCAAGTTCGTCGATGCGAACGACTACAAAACGCTCACCGCCAATGGCGACTGGAAGCCGGTCGCCGGCGAAGCCAACCCCGTTGACGGCCCGGAGACGTTGCTGACGCTTCACACCGAGCAGGCCGTCCGCTATGGCGTGGCCCGCGGCATCGCCACCAGCGCCGACGACCTGGCCCGCCAGGCGAACCTGACGATCGTCGCCCGTTACGAGAACGGCTTCGGCCCGCAACTGATCGCGGTGCTCAGCTCGTCGATCACGCGGACACTGCTCATCGTCATTTTCTTCAATGCGCTGCTCGTCGCCCTCAAAACACCGGGCACCGGCGGGGCCGAGGCGATCGCGCTCATCAGCCTGTCGGTCCTGGTCGGCGTGCCCCTGCTCACCGGCTACGCCGAGTGGGGCGAGATCCTCATGATCATCGCCGGCATCGCATTGATCGCTTTCGAGATCTTCGTCTTCCCCGGGCACTTCGTGTCGCTCATCGTCGGCGGATTGCTCGTGCTGGGCGGATTGATGCTGACCTTCGTCGGCGACGTCTGGCAGATTCCAGGCGGGTGGAGCATGCCCAAGAACTGGGACGCTTTGCAGACTTCGATCCACGTGACCGTGCTCGGACTGGTCTGCAGCGTGGTCCTTGCCAGCCTGCTACGGTCGTACCTGCCGAGCTTGCCCTACTTCAACAAGCTGATCCTGCCGCTACCCGACGGCGTGAAGAGCTCGACGGAAGAGCCCGCCGTCGCGTCCGACGCGGCGGAGACGGACCGCTGGCCATTCGTCGGCACGGTCGGCACGGCCGCGAGCGACCTGAAGCCCGGCGGTTCGGCACGCTTCCCCTATGGCGACGACAGCCGGGTGTCATCGGTGGTGTCGATCGACGGCTACGTGCCGGCGGGTTCGAAGCTGATCGTGCAGGAAGTCAGAGGCAACCAGGTGGTCGTCCGGGCGGTCGGGTAATCGAGACTTTGTGGCATGGGCAAGTATTCTTGCCCGTGTCTGCGATCTCGACCGATCGCACGGGCATGAGTACATGCCCTCGCCACAGAACGAGTATGCCATGGAATCTCTTCTGATCCCCATCATCCTGTTCTCGATCGGAGCGGTCCTGATCGCGCTGGAGCTGTTCCTTCCCGGCGGCGTGCTTGGCGCGTTCGGCGGGCTGGCGATCGTCGCGGGTGTGGTGCTCTGCTTCTTCTACTCCGTCAACGCCGGCGCAGTGGCGATGGTGGCGCTGCTCATCCTCGGTCCGCTGGCCGGCTGGCTCTGGGTGAGCAATGCCCATCGGCTGCCGGGCGCGCGGTCGCTGTTCCTGAGCGGCACCGCCGACAACCGGCCCGCGACCCTGGTCGAGCCCCTTCGCATGGGACAACTGGGCATCGCCACCAGCGAACTGCGCCCCGGCGGGACCTGCGAGTTCGACGGCCAGCGCGTTCCCGCCCACAGCGAAGAAGGCATTGTCCCCGCGGGCTCGACCGTCCGCGTGGTGGCTTTCGAAGACGGACGGGCTACAGTGCGGCCGGCTTAAAGAGACCGATTGAAGGACGAAGATTTAGGAATGAAGACCGCGATTCTTCCTCCAACATTCGCCGGTCGTCCGGTGAACACAGCTCGCGACTGAATCGACAACGAATCGAATCACGCTGAATCCGGCGGGCATTGCCCGCACTACCGCCTTGGGAAAGGAACATTGAACATGCACATTCTCGCTGAAGAAGGGTTCCAGTTCGGAACCGTCGTTGCCGTCTTTGTCGGCATTGTCATCCTCATTTTGCTGGCCGTTCTCGGCCAGTTCATGGGCATTTACATCCGAGCGATGGTCAGCGGAGCGCGAGTCAGCCTGCTCGATCTGCTGGGCATGCGGCTGCGAAAGGTGAACGCCAACGCGATCGTTAACGCCCGCATCCAGGCTCTGCGCGCTGGGCTGAATGTGACCACGCCGGAAATGGAATCGCACGTGCTCGCCGGCGGCGACGTTCAGCGCGTTATCCTGGCGATGATCGCCGCGAACAAGGCCAACATCGAACTGCCCTGGCGTGTGGCGACGGGCATCGACCTGGCCGGGCGTGATATCCTCGACGCCGTCCAGACGAGCGTGAACCCCAAGGTGATCGACGTGCCCAACCCCGCGATGGGCCGCAGCACGATCGACGCCGTGGCCAAGAACGGCATTCAGCTCAAGGTCAAAGCCCGCGTGACGGTGCGGACGAACATCAATCAGCTCGTCGGTGGCGCCACCGAAGAGACGATCATCGCTCGCGTCGGTGAAGGCATCGTGACGAGCATCGGCTCGGCGATCGACCACAGCGACGTGCTGGAAAACCCCGACCACATCTCCAAGGCCGTGCTCGCCAAGGGCCTGGACGCGAACACCGCGTTCACGATCCTGTCGATCGATATCGCCGATATCGATGTCGGTGAGAACATCGGTGCCAAGCTGCAGGCCGACAAGGCCGAGGCCGATAAGAAAACCGCGCAGGCCGAAGCCGAAAAGCGTCGCGCCATGGCCATCGCACAGGAGCAGGAAAACATCGCCGAGCAGGCGAAGAACCGCGCGCTGGTGGTGCTCGCCGAAGCCGAAGTGCCGCGGGCAATGGCCGAGGCCTTCCGCAGCGGCAACCTGGGCATCATGGACTACTACAAGATGAAGAACATGCAGGCCGATACCGGCATGCGCGAGGCAATCGCCAATCCCGGCGACGGCGTAAAGGGTTGATCTCGCGTGGCACGGCCCTTCCGGCCGTGATCCGCTCCGGTGGATCGATAAGCACTCGGGCAAGACGCCCGCGCCACAGGACCAGTCATGTTCGACTTCATCGTCAAGGCGATCGAGAAAGCCACCCGCGAAGCGCTGGAGCGCAACCGCCTGGCCAACGGCGGTCCGCCGCCATTTGACCCGCGATTGCAGGCCGGCGATGTGCCACAGCGAGTTGGCGAGACGTCGCAGCGGGTCGTGTTGCAGGCATCGGAGCCGCCGGCGCGGAAGCCGCCGAGAAAACCGAAGAAGCCGAAATCCCAGAAGCCGGCCAATGCTCCGCCGCCCCTGCGTCAGCGTGTGCAAAGCCAGGCTGCGGCGGCCCGTGGCGATGCGACGCGGCCGGCATCTGCCAGCGCACAGACCATCGCGAATTGGGCGCAGCCTCGGACCCTGCGGGCGCAGTTCATCCTGACCGAGATCCTCAAACCGCCTCTGTCGATGCGGGAGCCACGGTGACTGTGTTGACCCTTGCCGACATCTTCGCCGCCAGTGCCTTGCTGACCGGTTCCGTGCCAGCCGCTTCAGTGTTGGCACGGTCATCGGAGACGGACTACGTCCAGCTCGTGTTCTTTGCGATCGTCGGGGTGATCTGGATCATCAGTGCGATCGTCAAGGCGGCCGGCAAGCAGGGGAAGACGACGCAGCAAACCTGGACGGGAGACGAGTGGCAGCCGGGCAGTCCGGACGGTGCACCACCGGTTTCAGCCCCCCCGCCGACAGTCCCGCCGACGGCGTATGTTCCTCCACCGGCGTACGTCCCCCCGCCGACGCCGGTGACTCGACCGTCGCCACTCTCTACGAAGCAGGAAGCGCCGGCGTTTCGCGGTCAACAGGCGCAGGTCGTTGTCCCCCCGGAATGGCTGGGACAGGCCCGGCCTGCCGTGCAGCCTCCGCCGTTGCAGCCGGCGCCTTATGTCGTGCCGTACGCGCCGCCACCGGTCCCGCAGCAGGCGTATGTTCCGCCGCCCAGGCCCTCCGTCGCCCCGGCCCCGGTTGAATCGGTGTCGGCCGCGCAGCCGGCGTGGGGGAAGGTCGTTACCGGATACGAAACGGCGCGGGCGATCACAGCCGCCCCGGCACAAGCGAAGCAGGCGAAGCAGACACAGCAGCGCGAGGGAAAGGCCGCTTCGACGACACAGCAGCTCGACGCCGCCGCCATCCGCCGGTGGATGACGCCGTCGGTGATGAAGCAGCAGTTCATCCTGACCGAGATGTTTGATCCACCGCCGAGTGCGCGGCCGGAGCGACAATAGCGTCACCCGGGTTACGGGGAGGGGATGAGCGTCAGTGCACGTCAAACCCGACCGACTTGCCCTCTTTGCTCTCTCCCAGATAGCTGATGAAGATCTCATCCCCCTCGGCAATGTCCCGGCGGGCGTAGATTTCCAGGATGTCGGGGGAGTGGCGCTCGACGCGCGCATTGGGGTCGTGCGCGTGGTTGTAGATCGAGGCATACCCCAGCGCCAGCGCCACATAATCGCGCTTGGTCATCCCTTCCCACTCGAAGACGTACCATGAGATGAATGTCGCCCGGCGGCTGATCTCGTTGTCGCCGAACACTTGCTGTTTGGGGATGAGCAACACCGGCACGCGCTCGATCAGCGTTCCTTCGGCGATTGGCTTTAAGGCAAAAACACCTCGCCCGCCCTTGCCTCGGTTGTCGGCACGGCGGACTTCGATCAGGTCGGTTTGGCGGCAAAGGTGCATGGCGGCAGCATCCTACCGTAACCACGGCATCCGCAGGTCGATCGCCACGCTACACGACATCGAGCGAACGAAACCCCTCTGGTACCACGGGTCGGCGCATCTTCCATAAGCACGCAACGACACCGTCGCCCTGTCGGTAACTGACTAATGCCGGTCGACACTTCGCCGCCGTCGCAAGCTCGTTCACCTCAACGCACGGACCGCTATGAATCGACGTCTCGTTCTCGCCGGATGGATTGTCGGATGCTCGGCGCTCACAGTTCTGGCCGCGTCGCTGGCGGTTCTTCGCGCGGCCGAGCCTGCGGCCGCGCCCGTCGCGCCGGCGGCCGAGCAGCCGGCCTGGCATCGCTGCTTCCTGCGGGTGCAGGCCAACATGGTGACACCGGCCGAGAAGGATCTGTACCGCGATTCCGTCACGCTCAGCCTCGCCGGCATCGCCGGGCCCTATCGGGTTTACCTGAACGGCCAACTTATCGCCGAAGGCGACGGCATTCCCGATGAGCCGCGCCGGCGGTTCAAGGTCCCCAAGGGCATCCTGCAGAAGACGGTCTTTAATGTGCTCGCGATCCGGATCGACGGCAAAGCCGCCGCGAGCGGCATCAGGCAGCCGCCAATTCTCGCCGGGTACTTCGACGAAGTGATCATGGACCGCCCGTGGGACGTCATTCGCGGCGAACTGGCGGCCGACGACGCGCGGCTCAAGCCCGTCGCCGAGCAGCCGAAGGTCGCCAGCTACATCGAGACCGATTTCCGACAGTCGTCCACGCCGCTCAATCAGAACGCCGAGACCATGCCCGGGCGAAGGCTTTCTCCCGCAGAGTCATTGAAGCTGATGAAGCCGGCAGACGGGCTGGCGATCGACCTGCTGATGGCCGAGCCGCTGGTCGCGCAGCCCACGCACATCAGCTTCGACGAACGCGGCCGCATGTGGGTGTCGCAGTACCGCCAGTACCCCTACCCGGCGGGCATCAAGATGATCAGCCGGGACAAGTACTACCGCTCGCGGTTCGACCGCGTCCCGCCGGCCCCGCCGAACCACGACAAGGGACGCGACATCATTTCCGTCCACGAAAGCACGAAACGCGACGGCGTCTTCGACAAGAACAAGGTGGTGCTCGAAGGGCTGAACATGGCCAACGCCGCCGTCTACGGCAAGGGCGGCATCTGGGTGATGCACACGCCCTACCTGCTGTTCTATCCCGATGCTGACGGCGACGACATTCCCGACCGCGATCCGGAAGTGCGACTCGCCGGCTTCGGGCTGGAAGACACGCACTCGGTCGCCAACGGCCTGGCGTGGGGGCCGGACGGCTGGCTGTATGGCGGTCAGGGGAGCACAACCACCAGCCGCATCACCCGGCCCGATGTCGATCCCCCGGGCACACCCGGCGTTTACTTCGAAGGGTGCATGGTCTGGCGGTATCACCCGACGAAGAAGATCTACGAAATATTCGCCGAAGGCGGCGGCAACACCTTCGGCCTCGACTTCGACGCCGAGGGACGCGTCTATTCCGGCCATAACGGCGGCGTGACGCACGGCTGGCACTTCGTGCAGGACGGCATCTACCTCAAGCAAGGCGTCGACCCCGGCAAGTTCGGTCCGCCGGCCAACCCGTTCACCTTCGGCCAGCTGCCGATGATGAAATCGCGTAACCCGATCCCCCGCTTCACCCACGACATCGCGATGTTCGAAGGTACCGCGCTGCCCGAGGCGTATCTTGGCAAGTTGATGGGCGCCGACCCGCTGCACCGCACGATTGTGTCCGCCGAGCGCTACCCGATCGGCTCGACGTTCGAGACCAGCACCAGCGGCACGCCGCTGGCGTGCGACGACATCGCGTTTCGCCCCGTCTTTCTCGCCAATGCCCCCGACGGCAGCCTGTACATTGCCGACTTCTACGAAGAGTTCATCGCCCACGGGCAGAACTATCAGGGGCAGATCGACCCGACGACCGGCCGGATTTACCGGTTGCGCGGCAAGAAATCGACGCTGATCACAGACGTCAACCTGGCATCCAAGCCGACAACGATGCTGACCGGCTTTCTTTCCCACCCCAACCGCTGGCATCGGCAGACCGCGGCGCGGGTACTCGGGGAGCGGGCGACGAAGGGCGATCGCTCGGCGACTATCTTCCTGAAGGCGCTCCTCAAGCAACCAAACACACACCCGGCGTTGGAAGCCCTCTGGGCACTGCAACAGTCCGACGCGCTCGACGAGCTGACGAACATCGCCGCGTTGAACCACCAGGCCGCACCGGTACGGGCCTGGGCGGTGCGGCTGCCCGGTGATGCCAAAACACTGTCGCCGACGATGCTGGCGGCAATCAACAAGCTGGCGATGGTAGAGACCGACGCCGAGGTGCGTGCCCAGATCGCCTCCACCGCGCGGCGTTTGCCGGTCGATCAGGCGCTCACGCTCGTCGCGACGCTGATCAAGCGGGACGACGACGCGAAAGATGCGTTCATCCCCCTGCTCTGTTGGTGGACGATCGAATCACACCTCGACAAGCATCGCGATGCCGTGCTGGCACTGCTGAAAGAACCCAGCGCCTGGAACCCCGCGCCGGTGAAGGAAATCCTGCTGCCCCGCATCATGCGCCGTTTCGCGGCCAAGGGGACACGGAGCGACTTCCTTGCCTGCGCCTCGCTCCTGGACGCCGCGCCACAGGACGATCATCGCAAACGCCTGATCGCCGGGTTTGAAGAGGCGTTCACTGGCCGGGCGTTGCCGGCATTGCCAACGGAACTGGCAGTGGCGCTGAGCAAATCCGGTCATGCCTCACCGGCATTGCGTGTCCGCCTCGGCGAACCGGCGGCGATCGACGCGGCTTTGAAGCTTGCCAGCGACCCGGCCGCGAAACTGCCGGACCGACTCACCATGGTCACGCTCTTCGGCGAAGTGGACGAGCCGCGGTCCGTCCCGGTACTGACGGCGATTCTGAAAGGTGCCAAGCAGCCGATCGAACTGCGAAAAGCAGCGATCGGATCGCTGCTGCGGTACGGCGACGCGGCGATCGGCACGGAGATCGCCTCGCTGTACGTCGAACTTCCCGCCGAGTTGCGCCCGTCGGCGATCAATCTGCTCGCCAGCCGGGCGGCATCGTCGGTCGAGTTGTTGAAACTGGTCGAGGCCGGGAAGGTGAAGGTGGCAGACGTGCCGGCCGACATGGCGACACGACTGAAGTCACATCCGGAAGCAAAAATTGCCGACGCAGCCAAACGGCTGTTCTCCAACGAGGTCACCCCCGACCAGGCCGCCCGCCGTGCCGAGGCCGATCGAATCCGCAAAGTCGTCGCCGCCGCCCCCGGCGACCCGTACAAGGGCGAGCCCCTGTTCCTGCAGCGGTGCGGCGTCTGCCACACCCTGTTCTTCAAGGGCGGCAAGATCGGCCCCGACCTCACGTCCTACCAGCGCGACGACCTGGGCACGATGCTCACCAGCATCCTGGAGCCCAGCGCCGAGATTCGCGAAGGATTCCGCAACTACAGCGTGAAGACGAAGGACGGCCGCGAGCTCAGCGGCTTTCTCACCGACAGCGACACCGCGATCGTCGCGATCCGCGGGTTCGACGGGCAGGACGTCCGCATCGCCCGCGCAGATCTGGTGGAACTCAAGCCGATGGAAGCCAGCCTGATGCCCGAAGGCCTGCTCGGCGGCATGACCGACCAGGAAGTGCGCGACCTGTTCGCGTACCTGCGAATCCCGCAGCCGATCACGAAGTAGACAACACGCGGTACGACGGCCTGCCCGGACCATTCACGACTGAGCACACGGCGTTCACGCAGAATAAGACAAAGAGACTGGTGAACGACTCGAGCGATTCGCTCGACTCGCAGGCTGTGCCGATCGCATTCGGGCAGACGCTCCGGGATTTCTCCGTGTTCTCAGTGCCCTGCGTGGTGGTCGTGCATGTTCCGGGCGAGGTCTGCAGAGTTGCGTACCGAGAGACAAAAAAAAGAGGCCCGCAGGCGTGGGTGAGACCTGCGGGCCCAGGAGGGAAGAAAACTTCGCC is part of the Humisphaera borealis genome and encodes:
- a CDS encoding arylsulfatase, whose amino-acid sequence is MPPESGCNNPINEARNMLKLLSALIVTLIAAGPAFADIAGKKPNIIFIITDDQGYADLSATGNPILKTPNIDKLYAEAVRFSDFHVSPTCAPTRSALLTGRHEFRNGITHTINERERLNPESVTLAETLKAAGYTTGIFGKWHLGDEPDRWPTKRGFDEMFIHGAGGIGQSYPGSCGDAPGNKYFNPAILHNSKFEKTTGYCTDVFFGQATKWVESVNGKQPFLAWIATNAPHAPLDARPEDEAKYTGKVPPNVAKYFGMISNIDDNVGRLMARLAEMKIDRETLVIMINDNGGTAGTKVFNAGMRGQKGTPYLGGTRAFSIWHWPAQLKPADVPALAAHIDFFPTIAEIAGAPLSDKARSQINGRSLVPLLENPSADWSDRMLVTHVGRWQKGKAADSKYAGMSIRNTRFQLVSVGKGGQKNWELFDVKADPGQEKNVIADHPEVVKEMEAFYDKWWAETLPLMVNEEHEGKGPAVNTFKELYWKQFGK
- a CDS encoding NfeD family protein — translated: MFELAWFKTFATLIIRRSGRTYDMLYQRGVIVQQYRIHILALFALIASAVVLNARGESPSTRPGTAVALPDAPTPAAVIHINGTIDDFTASQLKVRFGRAKADGAKVVILSIETYGGLVTSGLDISRFLKNQQDVKVIAFVNSKAISAGAMIALACNEIVMTPSGTLGDCAPIQVGPNGEAVSMEPTERSKAESPVLSDFRESAQRNGYDPLLAVCMVSLPYSAYWIENTSGQRKFVDANDYKTLTANGDWKPVAGEANPVDGPETLLTLHTEQAVRYGVARGIATSADDLARQANLTIVARYENGFGPQLIAVLSSSITRTLLIVIFFNALLVALKTPGTGGAEAIALISLSVLVGVPLLTGYAEWGEILMIIAGIALIAFEIFVFPGHFVSLIVGGLLVLGGLMLTFVGDVWQIPGGWSMPKNWDALQTSIHVTVLGLVCSVVLASLLRSYLPSLPYFNKLILPLPDGVKSSTEEPAVASDAAETDRWPFVGTVGTAASDLKPGGSARFPYGDDSRVSSVVSIDGYVPAGSKLIVQEVRGNQVVVRAVG
- a CDS encoding EF-hand domain-containing protein, which encodes MPNNSLVHLLSAAVAFVLIAQTHAVSAPTYHRDIAPIILDNCAACHRPGEAAPFPLLQYADVKRRATQVADLTASRAMPPWKASPGEVHFVGERRLTDGQIKLISDWVAAGCVEGDPKDSPPQPVFADGWRNGPPDLVLTMPEPYAVPADGPDIYRSFVIPVEIPKGKFVRAAEFRPGNRTVVHHAVLSTMKREAIAKKLAAEPKGHGPGFKSGLNAPGDRMPGSPGIWVPGKDPLPLPDGYAMAWPQGCDLLVQLHLHPSGKAEVEQSSIGLYLTDEPPKGALIPFVMMNRNVDIAPGQKDFTLRSEKAVTQDVDVIGFFPHMHLIGRTCTATATLPGGKKINLLTIADWDFRWQGYYQCKTPVRLPAGTMVECVWTFDNSAENPSQPSNPPKRVRFGEGTTDEMGAIVMDFVPAPVQPAEAGVSLARDLMARHDTNKDQKLSRAELMKADPSKEKDIEHALAHFDADKDGLLNEAELKAACTALVASRER
- a CDS encoding sugar phosphate isomerase/epimerase family protein — translated: MTLGFSTYGMKTLTAIEAVKAVAKIGFDAVELCCLPDFHGDPASLSPAARKDLASTIGDSGLRLVALMENLPLHVDDKTFAANLERLKRVCELSAQLSPQSPPIVETVMGGAAGKLDDLMDSFARRLSDYASIAKQAGVPMAVKPHRMNAVDSPARMIRLLNHAAQPRYLSMVYDWSHYAQRDDLKDADGKPVTIEGTVKESLPYTSFVAVKDVVFEKGKAVFKLPGETGQTDNATVVKTLHAGGYTGDVNCEVSSQIWKAPGYDAIAAATASYKAMSAAFEKAGVPRNKR
- a CDS encoding NfeD family protein, with product MESLLIPIILFSIGAVLIALELFLPGGVLGAFGGLAIVAGVVLCFFYSVNAGAVAMVALLILGPLAGWLWVSNAHRLPGARSLFLSGTADNRPATLVEPLRMGQLGIATSELRPGGTCEFDGQRVPAHSEEGIVPAGSTVRVVAFEDGRATVRPA